In the Silvanigrella aquatica genome, GCACGCAATCGCATGCTTGTGGAAGAAGTGGATGAATTTGAAAATGTACCTGTGAGCGAAGCGGAAGTTTAGGAATATTTTTTGCGATCAACATTTAACGGATATTGATAAAATGAATCGAAAGCAGACAACTCAGAGTAATAAACCTTTAACACGTAATGAAATTAAAACTTTTAGTATTTCTGCCTTAGGGGGTGCCCTCGAATTTTATGATTTCGTGGTCTATGTTTATTTTGCGACCATAATGTCGACACTTTTTTTTGATAATAGTTCACCTCTGGCAAGTTTAATTTTAACCTATTCTGTTTTTGCCAGTGGCTACTTGGCTCGTATATTGGGAGGGCTTATTTTTAGTCATTTTGGTGATAAAAATGGCAGAAAAAATTCTTTTGCACTCACAGTATTTTTAATGGCAGCCCCCACATTTGTTATCGGCTTGCTCCCTACTTATTCTCAGGTAGGAATATTAGCATCTATTTTGCTGTTTCTTTGTCGTTTTGCACAGGGGCTTGCCATAGGGGGAGAAATTCCTTGTTCTCTCACATTTATTTATGAACATGCTCACAAATCGCGAAGAGGTTTTGCTTGCGGTTTATTATTTTCGGGAATTATTATTGGCATATTTTTAGGTTCTATGGCTGGATTTTTATTAACTAAATTTATGTCCCAAGAAACTCTTTATCAATGGGGATGGCGCATTCCCTTTTTGGTGGGTGGTTTGCTCGGACTCATTGGTGTTTATTTACGTAAATTTTTAAAAGAGACACCTGTTTTCAAACAAATGAAAAAGGAAAATATTAAAATTCCTGTGAATCTTGTTTTAAAAGAATATAAATTTTCTTTATTACAAACGGCGTCAGCAATTTGGGTCGTCGCAGTGGCTGTTACTTTATATTTGCTGTATTTGCCAAATTATTTTAAAACATATTATAATTTTAAATCTGAAGATATTCTTGCTATCAATTCTGTTGCTGTTTTATTATTCGCATTTTTCATAATTATATTTGGATTATTATGTGATAAATTTGGTGCTAAAAAAATATTAAATTTCTCACTTTTTATTTTTATATTTTCGTCATATCCTATTTTTTTATCATTCAGTGAAAATAATTTTACATCAATTTATTTGTGTTATGTCATTATTTGTGTTGCTACAGCGGCATCAACGGCGGCAGCTATGCTTTTATTGGCAGAATCATTTCCAACAAAAATTAGATACTCAGGTTCGTCTTTAAGTTACAATCTTGCTTTTGGAATATTTGGAGGATTCACTCCACTGATTGCAACAACTTTAATTCAGCAAACAGGTTCAAAATCTTCACCTGCCATTTATATGATTTTGGTATCTGCTGTTGCATTGGTATTCAGCATGTATAAAAATCACACTGTCCACGATTGAGTTCATAGTAAATTTCATTTAATACTTAAAATAAGTAAAATTATGAAATTGTTATATTTCATAATTTTATATATAAATTATTAAGTTTCAAATGGTTATCTTAAGTTACTAAAATGTTACTTAAAACTAAATAATTACTTATAAGTTACGATATGAGTGAAGTCTGATTAAGCCATTTTAATTTCAGATTTGCTTCTGATTATTAAAATTTTAAATATTTTTAATGACTTAAATGAGTCCTCTTTTATTTGGAGTTCGGGATGTCCTCAAAAACACCACTTTCACGTGAAGAATTTAAAACCTTTACTATTTCTGCCTTGGGTGGTTCCTTAGAGTTTTATGATTTTGTGGTTTATGTTTACTTTGCAACAATTATGTCTAAGTTGTTTTTTGATACATCATCGCAATTAGCGGGTCTTATTTTGACTTATTCTGTATTTGCAAGTGGTTATTTAGCACGCGTCATTGGTGGCTTAGTTTTTAGTCACTTTGGTGATAAAAATGGGCGAAAAAATTCATTTGCATTGACTGTATTTTTAATGGCTGCTCCCACATTTATAATTGGTTTATTACCTACTTATGCGCAAGCAGGAATTATATCTTCTGTATTACTTTTTATTTGCCGTTGTGCCCAAGGTCTAGCTATAGGGGGAGAAATTCCTTGCTCAGTGACTTTTATTTATGAACATGCACATAAATCACGTCGTGCTTTTGCTTGTGGAATTTTATTCTGCGGTATTATTTTTGGGATATTTTTGGGTTCTTCAGCTGGGTACCTAACAACAAGGTTTTTTTCAGAAGAGACTTTAATGGATTGGGGCTGGCGAGTTCCTTTTCTAGTTGGTGGTGTTCTTGGCTTAATTGGTGTTTATTTAAGAAGATATTTAAGAGAAACACCTGTTTTTAAGAAGATGAAAAAAGAAAATATCAAATTGCCTTTTGCGGTTGTCATTAAAAAGCATAAATTTACAGTTTTACAAACAGCTTCTGCTATTTGGGTTATGGCGGTTTCTATTACTTTATTCTTACTTTATTTACCAAATTATTTTAAGACATATTTTGGTTATCAATCCAAAGATATTCTTGAAGTGAATTCTATTGCTGTGTTAATTTATTCCTTTTTAATTATCGCTTTTGGAAAATTATGTGATAGAATTGGATCTCGTAAGATATTAAATGCTTCTTGCTTATCTTTTATTATATTTACCTATCCCATATTTTATCTTTTCAGTGAAAATAATTTTGCATCAATTTATTTTTGCTACTTCATTGTCTCTATTTCCACAGCAGCGGCAACGGCTTCAGGTATTGTTTTATTAGCAGAGTCTTTTCCAGCAAAAATTAGATATTCTGGTGCATCATTAAGCTATAATTTAGCTTTTGGTGTATTTGGTGGTTTTACCCCACTCATCGCAACGACTTTAATTGATCAAACGGGTTCTAAAGTATCACCTGCGTTTTATATGATTTTAGTTGCTGTTGTTGCTTTAATTTTTAGTGTTTCAAAAGATCATGTTTCACACGATTAATTTTAAAAAATAAAAGTCACATTCATATCCATTTGAAATTAATTTCGAGGTGGATATTTTTTTAATTTTCTTTGCAGACTTTGTCTGTGAAGCCCCAGTTTTTTTGCTGCATTCGTAATATTACCACCGCATTCTTCTAATATATATTCAATATATTCTCTTTCATGTCTTGCCAGGCTAGGTGTGAGTGGGGTAAACTCTTGTTGTTTTTTTTCTTGAGTTAAATTTTCTGTTAATTCTTCGTTAAAAAGAGCTTGCTCTAATTGATTTATGTTTACAGGTTTTGTTAAATAATTAATAGCTCCTTTTTTAATTGCTTTAACTGCAGTTGCAAGGCTGGGGTAGCCTGTCAGCATGACGATGCGGCATTTTGGAGAATATTCATGAATCAATTCAACACAGTTTATGCCGTTGTCATTTTTAAGTCTTAAATCTACAATGGCATAGTCTACATTTATTTTTGGAATTTTTGACATGCATTCAATTGCAATGACTTCATATCCTCTGTCTTCAAATTCAATTGCTAAAGAAGATCGGAGGTCTTCATTATCTTCAAGAATTACTATATTTTTTTTATTCATACAAATTGCCTTTTTTGAAAACGGGAATTAGAAATTGAGCCGTGGCACCGCCGTATTTATTATGACTCAACAGCAACTGTCCTCCGACGGCTGAGGCAAAGGTAAATCCGTTGTATAAACCTAAACCAACTCCTCCTTCTTTTGTTGTGACAAAAGGTTCTCCTGCATACTTTTTAACAATATCTGGCCATCCTAAGCCTTGATCTTCAACTGATAAGGAAAGAAATGAATTTTCCAAATTTAAATAAACACTCATTTTATTGTCATTAAAGCTTTTCATGGCATTTGCTTGTTCAGCATTGTCTAAAATATCAATAAATGCTTTTGTGAAAGCAAGAACCGGAATAGAGCAAACAATTTTTTTTGCTTTTTCATCAATATTTAATGAGACCCTGCGCTCATTTGTTTGCCAGCTTTCTAAAATTTTATGTATTAAGTCATTAATATTTTTCTCTTCAAAATAATTATCTTGATCTGTTAAATTGCTGTAATTCATTTTTTTAATTGCATTTTCACATTGCTGAATTGCTTTTAAAATAGTTTTTATATCTTCATTATCTTCAAAATTATTTTTTCTTGTAAAACGTGATACTCTCAGTTTAATTGTGTTTAAAGGTGTTGCAAATTCATGAGAAAATCCTGCTGATAAGGCTCCTAATGCTCTTAATTTATCAATGCGATTTTTTTCATTTTGTAGCCTGTCCGAGAATTTTTTCTGTAAGC is a window encoding:
- a CDS encoding MFS transporter, with product MNRKQTTQSNKPLTRNEIKTFSISALGGALEFYDFVVYVYFATIMSTLFFDNSSPLASLILTYSVFASGYLARILGGLIFSHFGDKNGRKNSFALTVFLMAAPTFVIGLLPTYSQVGILASILLFLCRFAQGLAIGGEIPCSLTFIYEHAHKSRRGFACGLLFSGIIIGIFLGSMAGFLLTKFMSQETLYQWGWRIPFLVGGLLGLIGVYLRKFLKETPVFKQMKKENIKIPVNLVLKEYKFSLLQTASAIWVVAVAVTLYLLYLPNYFKTYYNFKSEDILAINSVAVLLFAFFIIIFGLLCDKFGAKKILNFSLFIFIFSSYPIFLSFSENNFTSIYLCYVIICVATAASTAAAMLLLAESFPTKIRYSGSSLSYNLAFGIFGGFTPLIATTLIQQTGSKSSPAIYMILVSAVALVFSMYKNHTVHD
- a CDS encoding MFS transporter yields the protein MSSKTPLSREEFKTFTISALGGSLEFYDFVVYVYFATIMSKLFFDTSSQLAGLILTYSVFASGYLARVIGGLVFSHFGDKNGRKNSFALTVFLMAAPTFIIGLLPTYAQAGIISSVLLFICRCAQGLAIGGEIPCSVTFIYEHAHKSRRAFACGILFCGIIFGIFLGSSAGYLTTRFFSEETLMDWGWRVPFLVGGVLGLIGVYLRRYLRETPVFKKMKKENIKLPFAVVIKKHKFTVLQTASAIWVMAVSITLFLLYLPNYFKTYFGYQSKDILEVNSIAVLIYSFLIIAFGKLCDRIGSRKILNASCLSFIIFTYPIFYLFSENNFASIYFCYFIVSISTAAATASGIVLLAESFPAKIRYSGASLSYNLAFGVFGGFTPLIATTLIDQTGSKVSPAFYMILVAVVALIFSVSKDHVSHD
- a CDS encoding response regulator transcription factor, producing the protein MNKKNIVILEDNEDLRSSLAIEFEDRGYEVIAIECMSKIPKINVDYAIVDLRLKNDNGINCVELIHEYSPKCRIVMLTGYPSLATAVKAIKKGAINYLTKPVNINQLEQALFNEELTENLTQEKKQQEFTPLTPSLARHEREYIEYILEECGGNITNAAKKLGLHRQSLQRKLKKYPPRN
- a CDS encoding ATP-binding protein, producing the protein MSIKNLYKNVIQVFLCHGLPDENKAKMTWLIRLRWMAITAQFIALYFALKMEWIHPPYVSLYIITICNLGILNICSQYLSNKFSNISDYIILFQLLCDLSAITFLLLLTGGVWNPFVQIIFLNVSLGALLLKGKMAFLFYLFTISCVLFLHSPSLIPPAISTFPMTSQILLPAQIIVCSAIFVFTHWLSYSLRLQKKFSDRLQNEKNRIDKLRALGALSAGFSHEFATPLNTIKLRVSRFTRKNNFEDNEDIKTILKAIQQCENAIKKMNYSNLTDQDNYFEEKNINDLIHKILESWQTNERRVSLNIDEKAKKIVCSIPVLAFTKAFIDILDNAEQANAMKSFNDNKMSVYLNLENSFLSLSVEDQGLGWPDIVKKYAGEPFVTTKEGGVGLGLYNGFTFASAVGGQLLLSHNKYGGATAQFLIPVFKKGNLYE